Proteins from a single region of Chromobacterium sp. ATCC 53434:
- the waaA gene encoding lipid IV(A) 3-deoxy-D-manno-octulosonic acid transferase — protein sequence MSWRRGLYGLLWRALTPLIRRYLRKRARKAPAYLEHWDERFGRALAPRASGAIWIHAVSVGETRAAQPLVAAIRRQWPDAPLLLTQMTPTGRATAEALYPDAEVRYLPYDYPRAVADFLRAYQPRCGVLMETEIWPNLIHAAAEQRVPLLLFNARLSEKSLKGYRRIRGLIAPEMRKLTTVAAQTAQDADRLRLLGAENIVVCGSSKYDIEIPEAQRHLAADFRRRIGARPVLLCASTRDGEEALILDAWRAAGAAVGDTLLLLVPRHPERLDPVAELAVERGFALQRRSDEAEVAASTRVWLGDSMGEMFAYLGACDVAFIGGSLLPFGCQNLIEPALMGVPALFGPSVFNFQQAAADSLAAGAGRQVADADELVKAVLSLLADPAGAETMRQGALSFSAAHRGASERMLALLKTVLPAD from the coding sequence ATGAGCTGGCGGCGCGGCTTGTACGGCCTGTTGTGGCGGGCGCTGACGCCGCTGATCCGCCGCTATCTGCGTAAACGCGCGCGCAAGGCGCCGGCTTATCTGGAACATTGGGACGAGCGTTTCGGCCGGGCGCTGGCGCCCAGGGCGAGCGGCGCGATCTGGATCCACGCGGTGTCGGTCGGCGAGACCCGCGCCGCGCAGCCGCTGGTCGCCGCGATTCGCCGCCAGTGGCCCGACGCGCCGCTGCTGTTGACGCAGATGACGCCTACCGGCCGCGCCACCGCCGAGGCGCTGTATCCCGACGCCGAAGTGCGCTATCTGCCGTACGACTACCCGCGCGCCGTCGCCGATTTTCTGCGCGCCTACCAGCCGCGTTGCGGCGTGCTGATGGAAACCGAGATCTGGCCGAATCTGATTCACGCCGCCGCCGAGCAGCGGGTGCCGCTATTGTTGTTCAATGCCAGATTGTCCGAAAAATCGCTGAAAGGCTATCGTCGAATACGCGGTTTGATCGCGCCGGAAATGAGGAAATTGACCACTGTTGCCGCGCAAACGGCGCAAGATGCTGATCGTTTGCGTCTACTGGGCGCTGAAAATATCGTTGTTTGCGGCAGTAGCAAATATGATATTGAGATACCTGAAGCGCAGCGTCATTTGGCGGCCGACTTCCGTCGCCGCATCGGCGCGCGGCCGGTCCTGCTGTGCGCCAGCACCCGGGACGGCGAGGAGGCCCTGATCCTCGATGCCTGGCGAGCGGCCGGCGCCGCCGTCGGCGACACCCTGCTGCTGTTGGTGCCGCGCCATCCGGAACGCTTGGACCCGGTGGCGGAACTGGCCGTCGAGCGCGGCTTTGCCCTGCAGCGCCGCAGCGACGAGGCCGAGGTGGCCGCCTCCACCCGGGTCTGGCTCGGCGACAGCATGGGCGAGATGTTCGCCTATCTGGGCGCCTGCGACGTCGCCTTCATCGGCGGCAGCCTGCTGCCCTTCGGTTGCCAGAATCTGATAGAGCCGGCGTTGATGGGCGTCCCGGCGTTGTTTGGTCCGTCGGTGTTCAATTTCCAGCAGGCGGCCGCCGATTCGCTGGCCGCCGGCGCCGGCAGGCAGGTCGCCGACGCCGACGAGTTGGTGAAGGCGGTGCTGTCGCTGCTGGCCGATCCGGCCGGGGCGGAGACGATGC
- the waaC gene encoding lipopolysaccharide heptosyltransferase I, whose protein sequence is MNVLIVRTSSMGDLIHTWPAITELKTHYPNIRLTWLAEESFADIARLHPQVAEVLTLRWRSWRKGLLRPAAWRELRELKRQLRDTHFDLVLDSQGLIKSAIPARWARAPLAGLDWKSARESLASLFYDKKHTVSRLLSAIDRNRLLFGLSFGYRPEGAPNFGVAAGERPSWMLSGRYAVLLHATSRASKEWPEARWIALGEELSSRHDLVTVLPWGSDKEKARAERLAARLPAAVVAPKMSLSEAAGLLGHASAVIGVDTGLAHLANALQVPLVAIYTDTDPQQTGVVETPWATNLGNVGQCPTVDEVMQALQARRDWT, encoded by the coding sequence ATGAATGTGCTGATCGTGCGCACCTCGTCGATGGGCGACCTTATCCACACCTGGCCCGCCATCACCGAGCTGAAGACGCACTACCCCAATATCCGGCTGACCTGGCTGGCCGAGGAAAGCTTTGCCGACATCGCTCGGCTGCATCCTCAGGTGGCCGAGGTGCTGACTCTGCGCTGGCGCAGCTGGCGCAAGGGCTTGCTGCGGCCTGCGGCCTGGCGTGAACTGCGGGAATTGAAACGGCAGCTGCGCGACACCCATTTCGATCTGGTGCTGGACAGCCAGGGCCTGATCAAGAGCGCCATTCCGGCGCGTTGGGCGCGCGCGCCGCTGGCCGGGTTGGATTGGAAGAGCGCGCGCGAGTCGCTGGCCAGCCTGTTCTACGACAAGAAACACACGGTTTCGCGCCTGCTGTCGGCGATAGACCGCAATCGCCTGCTGTTCGGCCTGAGTTTCGGCTATCGGCCCGAAGGCGCGCCCAACTTCGGGGTGGCCGCCGGCGAGAGACCGTCCTGGATGCTGAGCGGCCGCTACGCGGTGCTGCTGCACGCCACCAGCCGCGCGTCCAAGGAATGGCCGGAAGCGCGCTGGATAGCGCTGGGTGAGGAGCTGTCGTCCCGGCATGACCTGGTGACGGTGCTGCCATGGGGCAGCGACAAGGAAAAGGCGCGCGCCGAACGGCTGGCCGCGCGCTTGCCGGCGGCCGTGGTGGCGCCGAAGATGAGCCTGTCCGAGGCGGCGGGCCTGCTCGGCCACGCCAGCGCTGTGATCGGCGTCGACACCGGGCTCGCCCACCTGGCCAACGCTCTGCAAGTGCCGCTGGTGGCGATCTACACCGATACCGATCCTCAGCAGACCGGCGTGGTGGAAACGCCGTGGGCGACCAATCTGGGCAATGTCGGCCAATGTCCGACGGTCGACGAGGTGATGCAGGCGCTGCAGGCGAGGCGAGACTGGACATGA
- a CDS encoding glycosyltransferase family 2 protein yields MRVAISAVLITKNAGKQLEQCLQSLAFADEIVVVDSGSSDDTLAIAAAYRAKVIHQDWLGFGPQKQFAVSQAKHDWVLCLDADEYLSKELSFSINRMRDNPQASAYRFARCNRFMGRFLKHGEGYPDWSLRLFDRRRARWSDDLVHEYVICDDAVEKLDGDLMHESGEDIALYLIKQNRYTSLQAEHLRARGKKAGAGKLLFSPLLRFFKFYFVRRGFLDGLPGLVHISIGCFNSYIKYAKLIELHRLNK; encoded by the coding sequence ATGCGAGTCGCAATCAGCGCGGTACTCATCACCAAAAACGCGGGCAAACAGCTGGAACAATGTCTGCAGAGTCTGGCCTTCGCCGACGAGATCGTCGTTGTGGATTCAGGCAGCAGCGACGATACATTGGCGATAGCTGCAGCCTATCGGGCCAAAGTTATCCACCAGGACTGGCTGGGATTCGGTCCGCAGAAGCAATTCGCGGTCAGCCAAGCCAAGCACGACTGGGTGCTTTGCCTGGATGCCGATGAATACCTTTCCAAAGAATTATCTTTTTCTATCAATAGGATGCGAGACAATCCACAGGCCTCGGCCTACCGTTTCGCGCGTTGCAACCGTTTCATGGGTCGTTTTCTGAAGCACGGCGAGGGTTACCCGGACTGGTCGCTGCGCCTGTTCGATCGCCGGCGCGCGCGCTGGTCCGACGACCTGGTTCACGAGTACGTGATCTGCGACGACGCTGTGGAAAAACTCGATGGGGATCTGATGCACGAGTCGGGAGAGGACATCGCGCTGTATCTGATCAAGCAGAACCGCTACACCTCGCTGCAGGCGGAACACCTGCGCGCGCGCGGCAAGAAGGCGGGAGCCGGCAAGCTGCTGTTCAGTCCGCTGTTGCGTTTCTTCAAGTTCTATTTCGTTCGCCGCGGTTTCCTCGACGGCCTGCCCGGACTGGTGCATATCTCGATCGGTTGCTTCAACAGCTATATCAAGTACGCGAAGCTGATCGAGCTTCACCGGCTGAATAAATGA
- a CDS encoding GNAT family N-acetyltransferase, with protein MNPILIRTMTEADIAAVARLCQDLDYPTTPRQLASRYAAVRGSPDNEIWVAELDGRVVGWAHGHGGHLLEADGYVEIGGIVVDPACRKQGVGRLLLQACEQWAQARGYPRIRLRSGIHRADAHAFYRHIGYRQRNTGITFSLDLPRRD; from the coding sequence ATGAATCCAATCCTGATCCGGACAATGACGGAAGCCGACATCGCCGCCGTCGCGAGGCTGTGTCAGGACCTCGACTACCCGACGACGCCCCGGCAATTGGCGTCGCGCTACGCGGCGGTGCGCGGGAGCCCGGACAACGAGATCTGGGTGGCGGAGCTCGATGGCCGGGTCGTCGGCTGGGCGCATGGCCACGGCGGTCATCTGCTGGAGGCTGACGGCTATGTCGAAATCGGCGGCATCGTCGTCGATCCGGCTTGTCGCAAGCAGGGCGTAGGCCGTTTGCTGTTGCAGGCCTGCGAACAATGGGCGCAGGCTCGCGGCTATCCGCGCATACGGCTGCGTTCCGGCATTCATCGCGCCGACGCGCATGCCTTCTATCGCCATATCGGCTATCGGCAGCGCAACACCGGCATCACGTTCTCGCTCGATCTGCCGCGGCGCGATTGA
- a CDS encoding S66 peptidase family protein, which yields MPIRFPAPLKPGDAIAVTAFSSGVHRQLHGRLDDALASLRARGYRVVEGECLRDEKRDASAPAAARLAELRRFLFDPDIRAILPPWGGERAIELLPGLDFDALAELPPKWIAGFSDVSTLMAPLTLRAGWATLHGPNLMDLPLRDRVFGNEALLAALETGMPPGQSQHDRYWRWDAPGRQFANRVRLLDGEAGKMEGRLIGGCLDVLVSLQGTPYFDLDAFKAEPAILYLENCELAPCGVLRALAGLRLSGAMDGLAGLVLGRSNGPDAADGDALDYEGALRAALDGLPCPVAIDADIGHVPPQWSLFNGAWAALEVFGEGRARLEQRATR from the coding sequence ATGCCCATCCGTTTTCCGGCTCCGCTGAAGCCCGGCGACGCCATCGCCGTCACCGCCTTTTCCTCCGGCGTCCACAGACAGCTGCACGGCCGGCTGGACGACGCGCTGGCCTCGCTGCGCGCGCGCGGCTACCGCGTGGTGGAGGGCGAGTGCCTGCGCGACGAGAAACGCGATGCCAGCGCGCCCGCCGCCGCGAGGCTGGCCGAACTGCGCCGCTTTCTGTTCGATCCCGACATCCGCGCCATCCTGCCGCCCTGGGGCGGCGAGCGGGCGATCGAATTGCTGCCGGGCCTGGATTTCGACGCCTTGGCCGAATTGCCGCCGAAATGGATCGCCGGATTTTCCGACGTGTCCACCTTGATGGCGCCGCTGACCTTGCGGGCCGGCTGGGCGACGCTGCATGGCCCCAATCTGATGGATCTGCCGCTGCGGGACAGGGTGTTCGGCAACGAGGCGTTGCTGGCCGCGCTGGAGACAGGGATGCCGCCGGGGCAGTCGCAGCACGACCGCTACTGGCGCTGGGACGCGCCGGGCCGGCAATTCGCCAACCGGGTTCGGTTGCTGGACGGCGAAGCGGGGAAAATGGAAGGAAGATTGATCGGCGGCTGTCTAGACGTGTTGGTTTCGCTGCAGGGCACGCCGTATTTCGATCTGGACGCGTTCAAGGCCGAACCGGCCATCCTGTACCTGGAAAACTGCGAACTCGCGCCCTGCGGCGTTCTAAGGGCCCTGGCGGGCCTCCGGCTATCCGGGGCGATGGATGGCCTGGCCGGGCTGGTGTTGGGCCGCAGCAACGGTCCCGACGCCGCCGATGGCGACGCCCTGGACTACGAGGGGGCGTTGCGCGCCGCGCTGGACGGTTTGCCGTGTCCGGTGGCGATAGACGCCGACATCGGCCACGTGCCGCCGCAATGGAGCCTGTTTAACGGCGCCTGGGCGGCTTTGGAGGTGTTCGGGGAGGGGAGGGCCAGGCTGGAGCAGCGCGCGACGCGCTGA
- the aac(6') gene encoding aminoglycoside 6'-N-acetyltransferase — MTAIPAAARPDDWLGLRAALWPHCPMARQRREIAAQSADPGRCAAFLALAGGNEAIGLIELSLRGDYVNGASSSPVAFVEGLYVAPEHRRAGMAALLLDAAKTWARGHGCAELASDTSLDNLVSQQAHLSLGFEETERVVFYRMPL, encoded by the coding sequence ATGACCGCCATCCCCGCCGCCGCGCGTCCGGACGACTGGCTGGGCCTGCGCGCCGCGCTATGGCCGCATTGCCCGATGGCGCGGCAACGGCGGGAAATCGCCGCGCAATCGGCCGATCCGGGCCGTTGCGCCGCCTTCCTCGCGCTGGCCGGCGGGAACGAGGCCATCGGCCTGATCGAACTCTCGCTGCGCGGCGACTACGTCAACGGCGCATCCAGCTCGCCGGTGGCCTTCGTCGAAGGCCTGTACGTGGCGCCGGAACACCGGCGCGCGGGCATGGCGGCCCTGCTGCTGGACGCGGCCAAGACATGGGCCCGCGGCCACGGCTGCGCCGAACTGGCGTCCGACACCAGCCTGGACAACCTAGTCTCGCAGCAGGCCCACCTGTCGCTGGGTTTCGAGGAGACCGAGCGGGTGGTGTTCTACAGAATGCCGCTTTAA
- a CDS encoding hemolysin family protein, which translates to MEILLLLGLILLNAVFAMAEIAVVSARKVRLRHWADAGHKGARAALKLSAEPTRFLSTIQIGITSISILSGVYGEAALSDHLRNVLLDLPPLAPYSKPLSVALMVVLITMLSLIFGELVPKRLALLNPERVAMTLAPPMLLLSRASGPLVQVFSRVTDGLLLLLGAKKSDEPSITEDEIRVLMEQGADEGVFDRAEQALVANIFRLDNRKVASVMTPRKDVVILDLEDSPDHNRELLLRHPFSHFPVCRGDTDQVIGMLNAKLLLDRLLRGEPLDFAADLAPALYVPATSSLMQLLEQFKQARSHSALVVDEYGELEGLVSINNVMEAIVGDMPAIDGEDDEIVQREDGSWLVDGMLSLERFREFFELEAPLPGEAGGNIHTLGGMMMFQFGRIPSVADRFDWNGFSFEVVDMDKTRVDKILVLRHHLPQPEFESI; encoded by the coding sequence GTGGAAATTCTGCTGCTGCTGGGCCTGATCCTGTTGAACGCCGTGTTCGCCATGGCCGAGATCGCCGTGGTCTCCGCGCGCAAGGTCAGGCTGCGGCATTGGGCCGACGCGGGCCACAAAGGCGCCCGCGCCGCGCTGAAACTGTCCGCCGAGCCCACCCGCTTCCTGTCGACCATCCAGATCGGCATCACCTCGATCAGCATCCTGTCCGGCGTCTACGGCGAGGCGGCGCTGTCCGATCACCTGAGGAACGTGCTGCTGGACCTGCCGCCGCTGGCGCCTTACAGCAAGCCGCTGTCGGTGGCGTTGATGGTGGTGCTGATCACCATGTTGTCGCTGATCTTCGGCGAACTGGTGCCGAAACGGCTGGCGCTGCTGAATCCGGAACGGGTGGCGATGACGCTTGCGCCGCCGATGCTGCTGCTGTCGCGCGCCAGCGGTCCGCTGGTGCAAGTGTTCAGCCGCGTCACCGACGGCCTGCTGCTGCTGCTGGGCGCGAAGAAGAGCGACGAGCCGTCGATCACCGAGGACGAGATCCGCGTGCTGATGGAACAAGGGGCCGACGAGGGCGTGTTCGACCGCGCCGAACAGGCGCTGGTGGCGAACATCTTCCGGCTCGACAACCGCAAGGTGGCCTCGGTGATGACGCCGCGCAAGGACGTGGTGATCCTGGATCTGGAAGACAGCCCCGACCACAACCGCGAGCTGCTGCTGCGCCACCCGTTCAGCCATTTTCCGGTCTGCCGCGGCGACACCGACCAAGTGATAGGCATGCTCAACGCCAAGCTGCTGCTGGACCGGTTGCTGCGCGGCGAGCCGCTGGACTTCGCCGCCGACCTGGCGCCGGCGCTGTATGTGCCGGCGACCAGTTCGCTGATGCAGCTGCTGGAACAGTTCAAGCAGGCGCGCAGCCACAGCGCGCTGGTCGTCGACGAATACGGCGAGCTGGAAGGCCTGGTGTCGATCAATAATGTGATGGAAGCCATCGTCGGCGATATGCCGGCAATCGACGGCGAAGATGACGAGATCGTGCAGCGCGAGGACGGCAGTTGGCTGGTGGACGGCATGCTGTCGCTGGAGCGTTTCCGCGAGTTTTTCGAACTGGAGGCGCCGCTGCCGGGCGAAGCCGGCGGCAACATCCACACGCTGGGCGGCATGATGATGTTCCAGTTCGGCCGCATTCCCAGCGTCGCCGACCGTTTCGACTGGAACGGCTTCAGTTTCGAGGTGGTGGACATGGACAAGACCCGGGTCGACAAGATCCTGGTGCTGCGCCATCACCTGCCGCAACCGGAATTCGAATCGATATGA
- a CDS encoding uracil-DNA glycosylase: MSSSTYLAPALARIHPDWEAVLGQPAIASRLAEIDRQLTLQRQNGKTLFPPPPQVFNALSFAAPADVRVVILGQDPYHGDGQAMGLSFSVPDGVRVPPSLRNIYKELAADLGLGIPSSGDLTHWAQQGVLLLNSVFTVERDQAGSHGKFGWQTVSDALIDAVNAENPGCVFLLWGNWAQTKAERIDQSRHLVLTAAHPSPLSASRGFHGCRHFSQVNAWLLARGRQPVRWAVMPAAQSCLF, encoded by the coding sequence ATGTCTTCTTCGACCTACCTCGCCCCCGCCCTCGCCCGCATCCATCCCGACTGGGAAGCGGTATTGGGCCAGCCCGCCATCGCCTCCCGCCTGGCCGAGATAGACCGCCAGCTCACGCTGCAGCGCCAAAACGGCAAGACGCTGTTTCCGCCGCCGCCGCAGGTGTTCAACGCGCTCAGCTTCGCCGCGCCGGCCGACGTCAGGGTGGTGATCCTGGGCCAGGACCCGTACCACGGCGACGGCCAGGCGATGGGCCTGTCGTTCTCGGTGCCGGACGGCGTGCGCGTGCCGCCGTCGCTGCGCAATATCTACAAGGAACTGGCGGCCGACCTCGGCCTCGGCATCCCCTCCAGCGGCGATCTGACCCACTGGGCGCAACAAGGCGTGCTGCTGCTGAACAGCGTGTTCACCGTGGAGCGGGATCAGGCCGGCAGCCACGGCAAGTTCGGCTGGCAAACGGTCAGCGACGCGCTGATCGACGCCGTCAACGCGGAAAACCCCGGCTGCGTGTTCCTGCTGTGGGGCAACTGGGCGCAAACCAAGGCCGAACGCATCGACCAGAGCCGCCACCTGGTGCTGACCGCCGCCCATCCGTCGCCGCTGTCGGCCAGCCGCGGCTTCCACGGCTGCCGGCACTTCTCCCAGGTCAACGCCTGGCTGCTGGCCCGCGGCCGTCAGCCGGTACGCTGGGCGGTGATGCCCGCCGCGCAAAGCTGTCTGTTCTGA
- a CDS encoding rhodanese-like domain-containing protein — translation MLREITAPELAALLADPQAARPLLLDVREGWEVQLAHIAGSVHIPMNLIPIRNGELPDDTVIVAICHHGMRSAQVALFLQNAGFEQVLNLQGGIDAWSVQVDPSVARY, via the coding sequence ATGCTGCGCGAAATCACCGCACCGGAACTGGCGGCGCTGCTGGCCGATCCGCAGGCCGCGCGCCCGCTGCTGCTGGATGTGCGCGAAGGCTGGGAAGTCCAGCTGGCGCACATAGCCGGCAGCGTCCACATTCCGATGAATCTGATCCCGATCCGGAACGGCGAGCTGCCCGACGACACCGTCATCGTCGCCATCTGCCATCACGGCATGCGCAGCGCCCAGGTGGCGCTGTTCCTGCAGAACGCCGGCTTCGAGCAGGTGCTGAACCTGCAAGGCGGCATCGATGCCTGGTCGGTTCAAGTGGACCCGTCCGTCGCCCGGTATTGA
- a CDS encoding protein-L-isoaspartate O-methyltransferase codes for MDFEKTRFNMVEQQIRPWDVLDTTVLDLLFHVKREDFVADGQRQLAFVDTELPLPNGGKMLQPKMEARLAQDAAIKPTDKILEIGTGNGYMTALLAKLGKQVVSVEIDPAQKERAAASLKKAGIDNVSLVEGDGVLGLPAQAPYDVIVVAGSLPVVPQQLKDQLAVGGRLILVVGDLPVMSCTLIERQSDTAFRETALFETCIGRLHNFQAVEPARFSF; via the coding sequence ATGGATTTCGAAAAAACCCGTTTCAACATGGTCGAACAACAGATTCGCCCGTGGGACGTTCTGGATACCACCGTGCTGGATCTGCTGTTTCACGTGAAACGCGAGGACTTCGTCGCCGACGGCCAGCGCCAGCTGGCTTTCGTCGACACCGAACTGCCGTTGCCCAACGGCGGCAAGATGCTGCAGCCCAAGATGGAAGCCCGGCTGGCGCAGGACGCCGCGATCAAGCCGACCGACAAGATCCTGGAAATCGGCACCGGCAACGGCTACATGACCGCGCTGCTGGCCAAGCTCGGCAAGCAGGTGGTCAGCGTGGAAATCGATCCGGCGCAGAAGGAACGCGCCGCCGCCAGCCTGAAGAAGGCCGGCATAGACAACGTCTCCCTGGTCGAAGGCGACGGCGTGCTGGGCCTGCCGGCGCAAGCGCCGTACGACGTGATCGTCGTCGCCGGCTCGCTGCCGGTGGTGCCGCAACAGCTGAAGGACCAGCTGGCCGTCGGCGGCCGCCTGATCCTGGTCGTCGGCGACCTGCCGGTGATGAGCTGCACGCTGATCGAGCGCCAGTCGGACACCGCCTTCCGCGAAACCGCGCTGTTCGAAACCTGTATCGGCCGCCTGCATAACTTCCAGGCGGTCGAGCCGGCCCGCTTCAGTTTCTGA
- the thiC gene encoding phosphomethylpyrimidine synthase ThiC — protein sequence MNAPVNKQMVVDAAAIQPLPNSRKIHVEGSRPDLRVPMREIVQAATPTQFGGEKNPPIFVYDTSGPYSDPSVRIDIQSGLAPLRAGWIAERGDCEQLDGLSSEYGRAREADPKLAELRFNLQRKPRRAKAGRNVSQMHYARQGIVTPEMEFVAIRENLNRRAYVASLEAAGNQRLLELMTRQHKGQSFGARLPDEITPEFVRDEIAAGRAIIPANINHPESEPMIIGRNFLVKINGNIGNSAVTSSISEEVDKMTWGIRWGADTIMDLSTGKNIHETREWILRNSPVPIGTVPIYQALEKVNGKAEDLTWEIFRDTLIEQAEQGVDYFTIHAGVRLAYVPMTAGRMTGIVSRGGSIMAKWCLAHHRENFLYTHFEDICEIMKAYDVAFSLGDGLRPGSAWDANDEAQLSELKTLGELTAIAWKHDVQVMIEGPGHVPMQLIKENMDKELEWCHEAPFYTLGPLTTDIAPGYDHITSAIGAAQIGWYGTAMLCYVTQKEHLGLPNKNDVKEGIITYKLAAHAADLAKGHPGAQIRDNALSKARFEFRWEDQFNLGLDPDKAREFHDETLPKDSAKVAHFCSMCGPHFCSMKITQDVREYAASQGISAQDALQRGMTEKSVEFIKGGSKLYDKV from the coding sequence ATGAACGCGCCCGTCAACAAGCAGATGGTGGTCGACGCCGCCGCCATTCAACCGCTGCCCAATTCCCGCAAGATTCATGTCGAGGGCAGCCGCCCGGACCTGCGCGTGCCGATGCGCGAGATCGTTCAGGCCGCCACGCCGACGCAGTTCGGCGGCGAAAAGAATCCGCCCATCTTCGTCTACGACACCAGCGGCCCGTACAGCGACCCGTCCGTCCGCATCGACATCCAGAGCGGCCTCGCGCCGTTGCGCGCCGGCTGGATAGCCGAACGCGGCGACTGCGAGCAGCTTGACGGCCTCAGCAGCGAATACGGCCGGGCCCGCGAGGCCGATCCCAAGCTCGCCGAGCTGCGCTTCAATCTGCAGCGCAAGCCGCGCCGCGCCAAGGCCGGCCGCAACGTCAGCCAAATGCATTACGCGCGCCAAGGCATCGTCACGCCGGAGATGGAATTCGTCGCCATCCGCGAAAACCTGAACCGCCGCGCCTATGTAGCCTCGCTCGAGGCCGCCGGCAACCAGCGTCTGCTGGAGCTGATGACGCGCCAGCACAAGGGCCAGAGCTTCGGCGCCCGCCTGCCGGACGAGATCACGCCGGAATTCGTCCGCGACGAGATCGCCGCCGGCCGCGCCATCATCCCGGCCAACATCAACCACCCGGAATCCGAGCCGATGATCATCGGCCGCAACTTCCTGGTGAAGATCAACGGTAACATCGGCAATAGCGCGGTCACCTCGTCCATCTCCGAGGAAGTGGACAAGATGACCTGGGGCATACGCTGGGGCGCGGACACCATCATGGATCTGTCCACCGGCAAGAACATCCACGAGACGCGCGAGTGGATCCTGCGCAACTCGCCGGTGCCGATCGGCACCGTGCCCATCTATCAGGCGCTGGAAAAGGTGAACGGCAAGGCCGAGGACCTGACTTGGGAAATCTTCCGCGACACGCTGATCGAGCAGGCCGAGCAGGGCGTCGACTACTTCACCATCCACGCCGGCGTGCGCCTGGCCTACGTGCCGATGACGGCGGGGCGGATGACCGGCATCGTGTCGCGCGGCGGCTCCATCATGGCCAAGTGGTGTCTGGCCCACCACCGCGAGAACTTCCTCTACACCCATTTCGAGGATATCTGCGAAATCATGAAGGCCTACGACGTGGCCTTCAGCCTCGGCGACGGCCTGCGGCCGGGCAGCGCCTGGGACGCCAACGACGAGGCCCAGCTGTCCGAATTGAAGACGCTGGGCGAGTTGACCGCGATCGCCTGGAAGCATGATGTGCAGGTGATGATCGAAGGCCCGGGCCATGTGCCGATGCAGCTGATCAAGGAGAATATGGACAAGGAACTGGAATGGTGCCACGAGGCGCCGTTCTACACGCTGGGGCCGCTGACCACCGACATCGCGCCCGGCTACGACCACATCACCTCGGCGATCGGCGCCGCGCAGATAGGCTGGTACGGCACCGCGATGCTGTGCTACGTGACGCAGAAGGAGCACCTGGGGCTGCCGAACAAGAACGACGTCAAGGAAGGCATCATCACCTACAAGCTGGCGGCGCACGCGGCCGATCTGGCCAAGGGGCATCCGGGCGCCCAGATCCGCGACAACGCCTTGTCCAAGGCCCGTTTCGAGTTCCGCTGGGAAGACCAGTTCAATCTGGGCCTGGACCCGGACAAGGCGCGTGAATTCCACGACGAGACGTTGCCCAAGGACAGCGCCAAGGTGGCGCACTTCTGCTCGATGTGCGGCCCGCACTTCTGTTCGATGAAGATCACCCAGGACGTACGCGAATACGCGGCCAGCCAGGGCATCAGCGCCCAGGACGCGCTGCAGCGCGGCATGACAGAAAAGTCGGTGGAATTCATTAAAGGCGGCAGCAAGTTGTACGATAAGGTGTAG
- a CDS encoding sporulation protein, with translation MLKSLFAAIGVGGATVDTRLHNPRLRPGELLRGEVTVNGGAMAQDLVKIELQLLAEIDGAGREPAMLASLPVCGPCRIPAGCEWRLPFRLALPPAMPVNHLPGLAGRPPSWLHTDLGLQRPRDADAGGWLQILPTPQMEVLLDAFSRLGWDLFAADVAGPERRQIFELRPRDAGWNWRAIALDFAVEQGGATPVRVVIAGGGGEHRLALLLDADWRRADWLGELRARLGL, from the coding sequence ATGCTGAAATCTCTTTTTGCCGCCATCGGCGTCGGCGGCGCCACCGTCGATACCCGCTTGCACAATCCCCGTCTGCGCCCTGGAGAACTGCTGCGCGGCGAAGTGACGGTCAACGGCGGCGCCATGGCGCAGGACCTGGTCAAGATAGAGTTGCAATTGCTGGCCGAGATCGACGGCGCCGGCCGGGAGCCGGCGATGCTGGCCAGCCTGCCGGTCTGCGGTCCGTGCCGGATTCCGGCCGGCTGCGAATGGCGGCTGCCGTTCCGGCTGGCGCTGCCGCCGGCGATGCCGGTCAACCATCTGCCGGGCCTGGCCGGCCGGCCGCCGTCGTGGCTGCATACCGATCTGGGCCTGCAGCGGCCGCGGGACGCCGACGCCGGCGGCTGGCTGCAGATCCTGCCGACGCCGCAGATGGAGGTCCTGCTGGACGCCTTCTCCCGGCTGGGCTGGGATTTGTTCGCCGCCGACGTCGCCGGCCCGGAGCGCCGGCAGATTTTCGAGCTGCGTCCGCGCGACGCCGGCTGGAACTGGCGCGCGATAGCGCTGGACTTCGCCGTCGAGCAGGGCGGGGCGACGCCGGTGCGGGTCGTGATAGCCGGCGGCGGCGGGGAGCACCGGCTGGCGCTGCTGCTGGACGCCGACTGGCGGCGGGCGGACTGGCTGGGCGAACTGAGGGCGCGGCTCGGACTCTGA